In Xiphophorus couchianus chromosome 24, X_couchianus-1.0, whole genome shotgun sequence, a single genomic region encodes these proteins:
- the g0s2 gene encoding G0/G1 switch protein 2, with protein MESISDIIPFAKDLLSQKPTRSMLKIYMLGSTLAVLGMVGGMVEMIFLPFEEDRTIEEELEQLLIENKKKKDVPTADTTSVRIEAEDMMAVVKSEPKVKHPGTALQRSSANRLHAS; from the coding sequence ATGGAAAGCATAAGTGACATCATCCCTTTCGCCAAGGATCTGCTGAGCCAGAAGCCTACCCGCAGCATGTTGAAGATCTACATGCTCGGCTCCACTCTGGCTGTCCTTGGAATGGTTGGCGGAATGGTGGAGATGATTTTCCTGCCCTTTGAGGAGGATCGCACCATAGAGGAAGAACTGGAGCAACTTCTcattgaaaacaagaaaaagaaagatgtcCCAACAGCTGATACTACCTCTGTTCGTATTGAAGCTGAAGACATGATGGCAGTCGTAAAGTCTGAGCCGAAGGTCAAACATCCGGGAACTGCTTTGCAGAGAAGCTCAGCCAACCGTTTGCACGCATCTTAG